The Cylindrospermopsis curvispora GIHE-G1 genome contains a region encoding:
- the ung gene encoding uracil-DNA glycosylase, producing the protein MSNLKVPGEWDSVLSDEFRKPYWKQLEEFLVQERSSQTIYPPESEVFSAFELTPYQQVNVLLLGQDPYHQRNQAHGLCFSVKPGIQPPPSLKNIYRELQQDIGCPIANHGYLANWAKQGILMLNAVLTVREGQANSHKNQGWELFTDEVIKKVNEKTKPVIFVLWGGYARKKVKLIDTNRHLVIESAHPSPLSAYHGFFGSKPFSAINSALKIWDKPEIDWGL; encoded by the coding sequence ATGTCTAATTTAAAGGTTCCTGGGGAATGGGATAGTGTTCTCTCGGACGAGTTCCGGAAACCTTATTGGAAGCAACTGGAAGAGTTTCTCGTTCAAGAAAGAAGTTCTCAAACCATTTACCCACCAGAGTCAGAAGTTTTTTCTGCTTTTGAATTAACACCTTACCAACAGGTAAATGTTTTATTATTAGGGCAAGATCCCTATCATCAAAGAAATCAAGCCCATGGTTTATGTTTTTCCGTCAAACCTGGTATTCAACCACCACCTTCTCTCAAAAACATTTATCGGGAACTTCAACAAGATATAGGATGTCCTATTGCCAATCATGGTTACCTAGCTAATTGGGCTAAGCAAGGTATCTTAATGCTAAATGCGGTGTTAACCGTAAGAGAGGGACAAGCCAATTCTCATAAAAATCAAGGTTGGGAACTTTTCACCGATGAGGTGATTAAAAAGGTTAATGAAAAAACAAAACCCGTCATCTTTGTTCTTTGGGGTGGATATGCGAGAAAAAAAGTCAAACTAATTGACACAAATCGACACTTAGTGATTGAATCAGCCCACCCTTCTCCTTTATCCGCCTATCATGGCTTTTTTGGTAGCAAACCCTTCTCAGCAATAAATTCAGCTTTAAAGATCTGGGATAAACCAGAAATTGACTGGGGATTATAG
- a CDS encoding amidase, giving the protein MTDLAFTPALELARLIRKREVSPLELTELYLDRISRFNPQLGSYFTVMAESAIADSRYKTEILANTQKTELPPFFGVPISIKDLNAVAGVTCTFGSPALLHNIPNYDDGVVTKIKQAGFVILGKTATSELGSYPYTEPAGFPPARNPWNLDYTSGGSSGGAASAVAAGLCAIAQGSDGGGSIRVPAACCGLVGIKPARGRVTNAPGTSIIATSGPLARTVADAAAMLDAISGYFPGDPFWLNNPEPCFLESRTKVGLNIAFSTSIPSVGEADGNCQQGVLKAVRLLEELGHNVVEKCPDISGLVQPFQVVWQAGVAAAKIPPQILQPLNRFLLERTGSAGEYVQAVTQMQILSRQIVAFFDTIDILVLPVYLHSPMKIGEWSQLNPDDTLERIIKWIAPCPIANATGLPAMSIPMGFDANGLPLSVQLIGKPAAEATLISIASQLEMVNPWVQHQWSPQ; this is encoded by the coding sequence ATGACTGATTTAGCATTTACCCCCGCTTTGGAATTAGCTAGGTTAATTCGCAAGCGAGAAGTATCTCCTCTAGAACTCACAGAATTATATTTAGACAGGATTTCCCGTTTTAATCCTCAATTGGGTAGTTACTTCACAGTTATGGCGGAATCAGCCATAGCTGACAGTCGTTATAAAACAGAAATACTAGCTAATACCCAAAAAACTGAATTACCACCCTTTTTTGGCGTTCCCATTTCAATCAAAGATTTAAATGCTGTGGCGGGTGTTACCTGCACCTTTGGTAGTCCAGCTTTGCTTCATAACATCCCCAATTATGATGATGGTGTGGTTACCAAAATCAAACAAGCGGGTTTTGTCATCCTGGGAAAAACAGCTACCTCAGAACTGGGGTCTTATCCCTATACTGAACCTGCAGGTTTTCCCCCAGCTAGAAATCCCTGGAATTTGGATTACACTTCCGGTGGTTCTAGTGGTGGTGCTGCATCCGCTGTTGCAGCTGGATTATGTGCGATCGCCCAAGGTTCCGATGGTGGTGGTTCTATTAGGGTTCCTGCGGCTTGTTGCGGCCTAGTAGGGATTAAACCTGCTAGGGGAAGGGTAACTAATGCTCCTGGTACTAGTATCATAGCTACCAGTGGTCCCCTGGCCAGAACAGTAGCTGATGCAGCTGCTATGCTAGACGCAATTTCTGGATATTTCCCGGGAGATCCTTTTTGGCTAAACAATCCAGAACCTTGTTTCTTGGAATCGAGAACAAAAGTAGGACTGAACATAGCCTTTAGTACAAGTATTCCCTCGGTAGGGGAAGCAGATGGGAACTGTCAACAGGGGGTATTAAAAGCGGTTAGATTATTAGAGGAGTTAGGACATAATGTAGTAGAGAAGTGTCCGGATATAAGTGGGTTAGTCCAACCATTTCAAGTTGTATGGCAAGCTGGGGTAGCTGCTGCTAAAATACCGCCACAGATCTTACAACCTCTCAACCGGTTTTTATTAGAGAGAACGGGTTCAGCAGGTGAGTATGTACAAGCAGTAACACAGATGCAGATCCTATCTAGGCAAATTGTGGCTTTCTTTGATACAATAGATATATTAGTATTACCTGTTTACCTTCATTCACCCATGAAAATTGGTGAGTGGAGTCAGTTAAACCCTGATGATACCCTAGAAAGAATCATTAAATGGATCGCACCCTGTCCCATAGCAAATGCTACGGGACTCCCTGCTATGTCCATACCCATGGGGTTTGATGCTAATGGGTTACCCTTGAGTGTGCAATTAATTGGTAAACCTGCTGCTGAAGCTACGTTGATTAGCATCGCATCACAATTAGAAATGGTTAATCCTTGGGTGCAGCACCAGTGGTCTCCCCAATAG
- a CDS encoding histidine phosphatase family protein: MTRVIIVRHGQSTYNTEGRIQGRTNTSSLTKKGSEDALRTGQVLSNIPFAAIYSSPLTRAKQTAEIIHNQLTGHPVPSVEITDYLLEVDLPLWEGMLSGEVKEKFPLDYSVWKERPQELLMTISDANGTRDHSPILSLYEQARQFWQHILSHPSGRTILVVAHNGINRALISTALGIPPSRYHAIQQSNCGISVLNFSGGLGEPVQLESMNQTQHVGDILPSLRPNHQGFRLLLVRHGETEWNRQGKFQGQIDVPLNDHGRVQATKAREFLKTISLDFAFSSTMARPRETAEIILQDHPRVSLQLLDGLREISHGKWEGKFESEIDQDFPGELHRWRTIPAQVQMPEGENLQEVYERSVGSWQEILQTAQSQNLAIGLVVAHDATNKTLLCHILGLSLENFWNFRQGNGAVSVIDYPQGADSSPVLQAMNITGHLSGGVLDKTAAGAL, from the coding sequence ATGACTCGTGTGATTATTGTGCGTCATGGACAAAGTACCTATAACACTGAAGGACGCATTCAGGGACGTACTAACACGTCCAGCTTAACAAAAAAAGGTTCCGAGGATGCTCTTAGAACTGGTCAAGTGCTTAGTAATATACCATTTGCGGCTATATATAGCAGTCCCCTCACCCGAGCTAAACAGACTGCGGAAATTATCCACAATCAGTTGACAGGTCATCCGGTTCCATCGGTGGAGATTACTGACTACTTACTGGAAGTGGACTTACCCCTGTGGGAGGGAATGTTATCTGGAGAGGTGAAGGAAAAGTTCCCCCTGGATTATAGTGTGTGGAAAGAACGTCCCCAGGAGTTGCTAATGACAATTAGTGACGCAAATGGCACAAGAGATCACTCCCCCATATTATCTTTATATGAACAAGCACGACAATTTTGGCAGCATATCTTATCCCATCCCTCGGGAAGGACTATTCTTGTAGTTGCACATAATGGCATTAACCGTGCTCTAATTAGTACAGCACTAGGTATTCCCCCTAGTCGCTATCATGCCATACAACAGTCTAATTGTGGAATCAGTGTTCTTAATTTTAGCGGAGGACTGGGTGAACCTGTACAGTTGGAATCAATGAATCAAACCCAACATGTGGGAGATATTTTGCCTAGTTTGCGCCCAAATCATCAAGGGTTTCGTTTACTATTGGTTCGTCATGGAGAAACTGAATGGAATCGTCAAGGGAAGTTCCAAGGACAAATTGATGTACCTTTGAATGACCATGGTAGGGTTCAAGCAACAAAAGCTAGAGAGTTTCTCAAAACCATATCTCTTGATTTTGCTTTTAGTAGCACTATGGCCCGTCCCCGAGAAACAGCAGAAATTATCCTTCAAGACCATCCCCGTGTCAGTTTACAATTATTGGATGGTTTAAGGGAAATTAGCCATGGAAAATGGGAAGGTAAGTTTGAATCGGAAATAGATCAGGATTTCCCCGGTGAGTTGCACCGCTGGCGCACTATTCCTGCTCAGGTGCAAATGCCAGAAGGTGAAAATTTACAAGAGGTATATGAACGTAGTGTTGGGTCGTGGCAAGAAATATTACAAACTGCTCAAAGTCAAAACCTTGCTATAGGTCTAGTTGTGGCTCACGATGCAACAAATAAAACTTTACTTTGTCACATACTCGGTCTGTCCCTGGAAAATTTCTGGAATTTCCGTCAGGGGAATGGAGCAGTTAGTGTGATTGATTATCCTCAAGGTGCTGACAGTTCACCCGTTCTGCAAGCTATGAATATTACCGGACATTTAAGTGGTGGAGTGTTAGATAAAACTGCAGCGGGCGCTCTCTAA
- a CDS encoding (Fe-S)-binding protein: protein MQIASGSSNNMKNLQGFDSNHPPDPQLIDSCVHCGFCLSTCPSYRVIGKEMDSPRGRIYLMDAINEGEIALNTATVQHFDSCLGCLACVSTCPSGVQYDKLISATRHQVERNYQRSFADKLIRQLIFSLFPNPDILRILLFPLFLYQKLGISQLLRATRLIEKISPRLAAMESILPKITIQSFGNNLPDIIPAQGAKRYRVGMILGCVQRLFFSPVNEATVRVLTANGCEVVIPKSQGCCAALPEHQGQTEQAKALARQMIDSFADSNVDFIIINAAGCGHTLKEYGHILADDLEYAAKAQIFAAKVKDAQEFLASVGLTAELSPLSDKPLTLVYQDACHLLHGQKISLQPRQLLKQIPGVTLKEPLDAALCCGSAGVYNLLQPEIAQELGEQKAQNLLNTGADVIASPNPGCSLQISKYLRDRKVSVIHPMELLDYSIRHQKLEQERVIST, encoded by the coding sequence ATGCAAATTGCTAGTGGTTCCAGCAATAATATGAAAAATTTACAGGGATTTGATTCCAACCATCCCCCTGACCCACAATTAATTGACAGTTGTGTGCATTGTGGATTTTGTCTTTCCACGTGTCCTAGTTATCGGGTAATAGGTAAAGAAATGGACTCACCCAGAGGTCGTATTTATTTAATGGATGCTATTAACGAAGGGGAAATTGCCCTAAATACTGCTACAGTTCAACACTTTGACTCTTGCTTAGGTTGTCTTGCCTGTGTTTCTACCTGTCCTTCTGGGGTGCAGTATGATAAGTTGATTTCCGCGACTCGTCACCAGGTAGAAAGAAATTATCAGCGCAGTTTTGCTGATAAATTAATCCGACAATTAATCTTCTCCCTTTTCCCCAATCCAGATATTTTAAGAATATTGCTTTTTCCCCTATTTCTCTATCAAAAGTTAGGAATTTCCCAATTGTTACGCGCTACCAGACTAATCGAGAAAATCTCTCCTAGGTTAGCTGCGATGGAATCAATTTTACCGAAAATTACCATCCAGTCTTTTGGTAATAATTTACCAGATATCATTCCCGCTCAGGGTGCAAAACGGTATCGAGTAGGAATGATTTTAGGATGTGTACAACGTCTGTTTTTCTCCCCTGTTAATGAAGCAACAGTGCGGGTTTTAACTGCTAATGGTTGTGAAGTGGTAATTCCCAAATCCCAGGGTTGTTGTGCTGCACTCCCTGAACACCAAGGACAAACAGAACAAGCAAAAGCGTTAGCAAGACAAATGATTGATAGTTTTGCAGATAGTAATGTGGATTTTATCATTATTAATGCTGCTGGTTGTGGTCATACCTTAAAGGAATATGGTCATATTTTAGCTGATGACCTAGAATACGCAGCAAAAGCTCAAATATTTGCAGCAAAGGTAAAAGATGCGCAGGAATTTTTAGCCTCTGTTGGGTTAACTGCTGAACTTTCACCCTTGAGCGACAAACCTTTAACTTTAGTTTATCAAGATGCTTGTCATTTATTGCACGGTCAAAAAATTAGTCTTCAACCTCGTCAACTTTTAAAACAAATTCCAGGGGTAACTTTAAAAGAACCTTTAGATGCTGCTTTGTGCTGTGGAAGCGCAGGAGTTTATAATCTCCTACAACCAGAAATTGCTCAGGAGCTGGGTGAGCAAAAAGCACAGAATTTATTAAATACAGGTGCTGATGTTATTGCTTCTCCTAACCCAGGATGTAGTTTACAAATCAGTAAATATTTACGGGACAGGAAAGTATCTGTAATACACCCTATGGAATTATTGGACTATTCTATTCGTCATCAAAAATTAGAACAGGAAAGAGTAATCTCAACATAG
- the gatB gene encoding Asp-tRNA(Asn)/Glu-tRNA(Gln) amidotransferase subunit GatB, with protein MSIATAVKTEYEAIIGLETHCQLSTNTKIFSSSSTAFGAEPNTNIDPVCMGLPGVLPVLNAKVLEYAVKAGLALNCQIAKYSKFDRKQYFYPDLPKNYQISQYDLPIAEHGWLEIEMVDDHDNPVRKRIGITRLHMEEDAGKLVHAGSDRLAGSSYSLVDYNRAGVPLIEIVSEPDLRSGQEAAEYAQELRRIMRYLGVSDGNMQEGSLRCDVNISVRPVGEKKFGTKVEIKNMNSFSAIQRAIDYEIQRQIAAIEAGERIIQETRLWEEGSQRTSSMRVKEGSSDYRYFPEPDLAPIEVSHSQLETWRSELPELPAQKRHRYERELGLSAYDTRVLTEDLPVTEYFESAINAGANPKSAANWITQDIAAYLNKQKLTISEIKLTPQTMAEVISRIEKGKISNAQAKEKLADLLTGISVEEVFAGQELITDPTVLGPIVDEIIAANPQQVEKYRGGNINLKGFFVGQVLKKTNKRAEPKLTNELVERKLNNS; from the coding sequence ATGAGCATAGCCACAGCTGTAAAAACAGAATACGAAGCCATCATAGGACTAGAAACCCATTGTCAACTTAGCACCAATACCAAAATTTTTTCCAGCAGCTCTACTGCTTTTGGTGCTGAACCCAACACCAATATTGACCCAGTCTGTATGGGTTTACCGGGTGTCTTACCAGTCCTCAATGCTAAAGTTCTAGAATATGCAGTTAAAGCAGGTTTAGCTTTAAACTGTCAAATTGCCAAGTATAGTAAATTTGACCGTAAACAGTATTTTTATCCTGATCTGCCAAAAAACTATCAAATTTCCCAATATGACCTACCCATAGCTGAACATGGTTGGCTAGAAATCGAAATGGTAGATGATCATGATAACCCCGTTCGTAAACGGATTGGTATTACTCGTCTACACATGGAAGAGGATGCAGGAAAGTTGGTGCATGCTGGCAGTGATCGATTAGCTGGTTCCAGTTATTCCCTAGTAGACTACAATCGTGCTGGTGTACCCTTAATAGAAATTGTTTCGGAACCCGATCTACGTTCCGGTCAAGAAGCAGCTGAATACGCCCAGGAATTACGTAGAATTATGCGATATTTGGGTGTGAGTGATGGGAATATGCAAGAAGGTTCCCTCCGCTGTGATGTGAATATTTCTGTTCGTCCAGTGGGGGAAAAGAAATTTGGCACTAAGGTGGAAATCAAAAATATGAACTCCTTTAGTGCTATCCAAAGAGCAATAGATTATGAGATTCAACGTCAAATTGCTGCTATAGAAGCAGGAGAGAGAATAATTCAAGAAACCCGTTTGTGGGAGGAAGGTTCCCAACGCACTAGCAGTATGCGAGTGAAAGAAGGTTCTAGTGATTATCGTTATTTCCCCGAACCGGATTTGGCACCCATTGAAGTTTCCCATAGCCAACTAGAAACCTGGAGATCTGAATTACCAGAATTGCCCGCTCAAAAACGTCACCGTTATGAACGTGAGTTGGGACTTTCAGCATACGACACCAGAGTATTAACGGAAGATCTACCAGTCACAGAATACTTTGAAAGTGCTATAAATGCTGGTGCTAACCCCAAATCAGCTGCTAATTGGATTACTCAAGATATAGCTGCCTACTTAAACAAACAAAAACTTACCATATCAGAAATTAAACTGACACCGCAGACCATGGCGGAGGTGATTAGTCGTATTGAGAAAGGTAAAATTAGTAATGCTCAAGCGAAAGAAAAATTGGCGGATTTACTTACAGGTATTTCCGTGGAGGAAGTGTTTGCTGGTCAGGAATTAATCACTGATCCAACTGTGTTAGGTCCCATAGTGGATGAAATAATTGCTGCTAATCCACAACAGGTAGAGAAATACCGGGGTGGCAATATTAACCTCAAGGGTTTCTTTGTGGGACAAGTATTGAAAAAGACTAATAAACGAGCGGAACCCAAACTAACCAATGAACTAGTGGAAAGGAAACTCAACAACTCATAA
- a CDS encoding dihydroorotase, giving the protein MIELLKEVRVIDAVMQTDQVADVLIFDGQIKAIARQIPNPSPETVVRDCQGLLLGNGLVDLYSHSGEPGFEERETLSSLLRSAQVGGFTRINVLPDTYPVIDQPSLVLQLQQKYRGKNVPRLQIWGGITLDLAGKQLTEFADLANCGVVGFTDDKPWENLGMVRRILEYLQPYSQIVAFSPCDRSLCLNGKVREGVEGLRMGLPGIPASAETSAIAGLLELVAEIGTPVHIMRVSTSRSVELIARAKSDGLPITASSTWMHLLLSSEDIHSYHTSLHLEPPLGNVSDMKALREGVRQGIIDGIAVDHAAFTYEEKVQAFAESLPGAIGLELALPLLWQNLVETGEFTALELWKSLSYGPATCLNQKTNPIQPGERAELTLFNPDKTWEATIDNLCSLSNNTPWLGEEIKGRVIQIWCD; this is encoded by the coding sequence ATGATTGAATTGCTAAAAGAAGTGCGGGTGATTGATGCAGTTATGCAAACTGACCAAGTAGCCGATGTGTTGATTTTTGATGGCCAAATTAAGGCGATCGCCCGGCAAATTCCCAATCCCAGCCCTGAAACTGTTGTGAGAGATTGTCAAGGTCTGTTATTGGGCAATGGTTTGGTGGATCTATACAGTCATTCCGGTGAACCTGGGTTTGAAGAAAGGGAAACTTTGAGTTCTTTATTAAGGTCGGCTCAAGTTGGTGGATTTACCAGAATAAATGTTCTACCTGATACATATCCAGTGATTGACCAACCATCTTTAGTGTTACAGTTACAGCAAAAATATAGGGGTAAAAATGTCCCCAGACTACAAATTTGGGGGGGAATAACCCTGGATTTAGCGGGTAAGCAGTTAACCGAATTTGCTGATTTAGCCAATTGTGGTGTGGTGGGTTTTACGGATGATAAACCTTGGGAAAATTTGGGTATGGTTAGGAGGATTTTAGAATATTTACAGCCATATAGTCAAATTGTCGCTTTCTCACCATGCGATCGCTCTTTATGTTTAAATGGTAAAGTGAGAGAAGGTGTAGAGGGGTTGCGCATGGGATTGCCAGGGATACCAGCGAGTGCGGAAACCAGTGCCATAGCGGGACTATTAGAATTAGTAGCAGAAATTGGGACCCCTGTACATATTATGCGGGTATCTACAAGCAGGAGTGTGGAATTAATTGCCAGGGCTAAATCCGACGGTTTACCCATAACTGCAAGTAGTACCTGGATGCACCTGTTATTGAGTAGCGAAGATATTCACAGCTACCATACTAGTTTACATTTAGAACCACCCTTGGGAAATGTTAGTGATATGAAAGCGTTACGTGAGGGGGTTCGTCAGGGTATAATAGATGGTATAGCTGTTGATCATGCTGCATTCACCTATGAAGAGAAGGTGCAGGCTTTTGCTGAATCCCTACCAGGAGCAATTGGACTAGAACTGGCCTTACCCTTGTTGTGGCAAAACCTGGTAGAAACTGGGGAATTTACGGCCTTGGAATTATGGAAGAGTTTAAGTTATGGACCTGCAACTTGTTTAAATCAGAAAACGAACCCTATTCAACCAGGAGAGAGGGCAGAATTAACACTGTTTAATCCTGACAAGACTTGGGAAGCAACCATAGATAATCTTTGTTCTTTAAGTAATAATACACCGTGGTTAGGAGAGGAAATAAAAGGAAGAGTGATCCAGATCTGGTGTGACTAA
- the argJ gene encoding bifunctional ornithine acetyltransferase/N-acetylglutamate synthase — MADWDEITGGITAARGYRAAGIAAGLKPSGLPDLALILSDVDAIAAGVFTTSHVRAACVDYCRQRLQTKHTTRAILCNAGQANAATGDQGIKDTIESANLLGKELNINPESILLASTGVIGQRIKMDALANGIPKLVAQLSETGSDAAAKAIVTTDLVTKSIALETTIHDRPVRIGGIAKGSGMIHPQMATMLAFITCDAAVSPTLWQQMLTRAADRSFNSITVDGDTSTNDSLIALANGESRTPAITEIGPESEKLEGMLTAVCQHLAKAIARDGEGATCLIEVQVTGAADETTARQIAKTIAGSSLVKAAIFGRDPNWGRIAGAAGRAGVPFEQDDLKIKIGDFLLMENGQPLPFDKGAVNAYLKQAASGIYLKEDTVLITVSVGHGNGFGKAWGCDLSYDYVKINAEYTT, encoded by the coding sequence ATGGCAGACTGGGATGAAATCACGGGTGGTATCACCGCAGCACGGGGATATAGAGCTGCAGGAATCGCAGCTGGGTTAAAACCTTCGGGACTACCTGATTTAGCTTTAATTCTATCAGACGTAGATGCAATTGCTGCTGGTGTATTCACCACAAGTCATGTAAGGGCCGCCTGTGTAGATTATTGTCGTCAAAGACTACAGACCAAGCATACAACCAGAGCTATACTGTGTAATGCAGGTCAAGCTAATGCTGCAACTGGTGATCAAGGTATCAAAGATACAATAGAAAGTGCAAACCTATTAGGGAAAGAACTAAATATAAACCCGGAGTCAATTTTGCTTGCTTCTACGGGAGTAATTGGTCAGAGAATTAAAATGGATGCTTTGGCAAATGGTATACCCAAACTGGTTGCCCAACTCTCGGAAACGGGTTCAGATGCAGCAGCTAAGGCTATTGTGACTACGGATTTAGTCACCAAGTCCATTGCGTTAGAAACCACCATACATGATCGACCAGTACGTATTGGTGGTATTGCCAAAGGTTCGGGGATGATTCACCCGCAAATGGCTACCATGCTGGCATTTATCACCTGTGATGCAGCGGTTTCCCCCACTCTATGGCAGCAAATGTTAACACGCGCTGCAGATAGAAGTTTCAATTCCATTACCGTAGATGGTGATACCAGCACTAATGATAGTTTAATTGCCTTAGCCAATGGAGAATCTCGCACACCCGCTATCACCGAAATAGGACCAGAATCCGAAAAACTAGAAGGGATGTTAACAGCTGTTTGTCAACATTTGGCAAAAGCGATCGCTCGAGATGGTGAAGGTGCAACTTGTTTAATAGAGGTACAGGTTACAGGTGCAGCGGATGAAACTACAGCACGACAAATAGCTAAAACCATTGCTGGGTCATCCCTAGTCAAGGCGGCAATTTTTGGACGTGATCCCAATTGGGGACGTATTGCTGGTGCTGCTGGACGTGCGGGAGTGCCATTCGAACAAGATGACCTGAAAATTAAGATCGGTGACTTCCTGCTGATGGAAAATGGTCAACCCCTACCCTTTGATAAAGGTGCTGTCAATGCCTATTTAAAACAAGCAGCTTCAGGAATTTATCTCAAAGAAGATACGGTGTTAATTACTGTGAGTGTTGGTCATGGAAATGGTTTTGGTAAAGCTTGGGGTTGTGATTTGAGTTATGACTATGTAAAAATTAATGCCGAATATACAACTTAG
- a CDS encoding FAD-binding oxidoreductase, with protein sequence MSTTSQFLTLARIINLENKVIPWEELGQTVQDRVRLAIDQTHPSCMVYPQTQEELSMIIATANSNRWRVLTCGGMTKINWGGLTSTDIIVRTEHINKLIEHAVGDLTITVEAGMKFGEIQEILGKHGQTLGLDPAFPEHATIGGIVATGDTGSLRQRYGGVRDQILGITFVRADGKIAKAGGRVVKNVAGYDLMKLFTGAYGTLGIISQVTLRVYPLPETSGTVILTGQPEPISRVAKILQSSQLTPTQADLISHGLVSQLGLGDGIGLMVRFQSIESSVQQQLQRCSSMGEELGLTSTVYSVDETKQEASLWQQLLELIYNCGHNWEITAKIGVLPTAAVSIISQIQYGLIHLNSGLGLVRLEDENPVLTLRSLCQENLGFLSILSAPVIIKKNIDVWGYNANSIEIMRRIKQKFDPNSILNPGRFVAGI encoded by the coding sequence ATGAGTACGACTTCTCAGTTTCTAACCCTAGCGCGGATAATCAACTTAGAAAATAAGGTAATTCCTTGGGAAGAACTAGGCCAGACCGTACAAGACCGGGTGCGATTGGCAATAGATCAAACCCACCCCAGTTGTATGGTTTATCCCCAAACCCAAGAAGAACTAAGTATGATTATAGCCACAGCAAATAGTAATAGATGGCGAGTTCTGACCTGTGGGGGAATGACGAAAATTAACTGGGGTGGTTTAACCAGTACTGATATCATTGTCCGCACAGAACATATAAATAAACTCATAGAACATGCGGTTGGTGATTTGACCATTACAGTAGAAGCGGGGATGAAATTCGGGGAAATACAGGAAATTTTAGGCAAACATGGGCAAACCTTGGGATTAGATCCTGCTTTTCCTGAACATGCGACTATTGGGGGTATAGTAGCGACTGGGGACACTGGTTCTCTACGTCAACGTTATGGGGGAGTGCGTGACCAAATTTTAGGCATAACTTTTGTCCGTGCTGATGGAAAAATTGCCAAAGCTGGGGGAAGAGTGGTGAAAAACGTTGCTGGTTATGACCTGATGAAATTGTTTACTGGTGCTTATGGTACTCTAGGGATTATCAGTCAAGTTACTCTTAGGGTTTATCCCTTACCAGAAACTTCGGGAACAGTAATACTAACTGGTCAACCGGAACCTATTTCCCGGGTTGCCAAAATTCTTCAAAGTTCTCAATTAACACCAACCCAAGCTGATTTAATATCCCATGGATTAGTTTCCCAATTAGGTTTAGGAGACGGTATTGGTTTAATGGTTAGGTTTCAAAGTATTGAGAGCAGCGTCCAGCAGCAGTTACAAAGATGTTCAAGTATGGGGGAAGAACTAGGTTTAACATCAACAGTTTACTCAGTTGATGAGACCAAGCAAGAAGCTAGTCTATGGCAACAATTACTAGAATTAATTTATAACTGTGGGCACAATTGGGAAATTACTGCCAAAATAGGAGTATTGCCAACTGCTGCTGTGAGCATCATTAGTCAAATCCAGTATGGATTAATTCATCTCAACAGCGGGTTAGGTTTAGTTCGGTTGGAAGACGAAAATCCGGTTCTCACCTTGCGCAGTTTGTGTCAAGAGAATTTAGGGTTTTTAAGTATTTTATCCGCACCTGTGATAATCAAAAAAAATATAGATGTTTGGGGTTATAATGCCAATAGTATAGAAATTATGCGACGGATTAAACAAAAATTTGATCCCAATTCCATATTAAATCCCGGTCGCTTTGTGGCTGGAATTTAA